NNNNNNNNNNNNNNNNNNNNNNNNNNNNNNNNNNNNNNNNNNNNNNNNNaaaaaaaaaaaaaaaaaaaaaaaaaaaaaaaaaaatatcgATATGGTTTATAATATGCACATCATTTTACACATGAAAAgataaacaaataaaaaaataaataaatataaatctatatacatatatatatatatatatatatatatatatatatatatatatatatgtgtttgtgtgtttgtatatatattccttttatcatgtttatatatataaatatttacaaaaaagggaattatattttccttaaTATTCGGCTTAAGACACCTCTATCTCTTTCTTCATTCTTTCTTATCCTCGATGCATTTGGAAGAGATTTCCTTTTGGCTTCTACCAAATTTGTGTCGCACTGAACATCACTTGTGTTTATAAAATCATGTGTTCCTATATAATCATCGTTGATTTTGTggttatcattatttatatgtttttctGTATGTGGATTTATaagtatattatttgtgtTACATATATTCTGTTTAGATGTAGATAAgtcatttattaaaaaatgtaattcGTTGATAGTATTTTTGTTATCTAAATTTTGTACTTTACTATCTATGGCTTTATTAATTTGTTCTGGTTCATATACAACTTGACAATTTTGCATAGAAGTAATGTTCGAAACATGTGTATcatatttcttttgttcattattaaaaattactttttcattataatttataatattgtcTTGTGTTGAGCATtgatttatatgaatatttaaattatcattcagaatatttaaatctttattatttatttcaatctttatatttttatgattagATGAACACATTGGTCcaacatttatattatctatatttttttttggattAGGCATAAAAGTATTATCattagatatatttatttctgTATGTTTAATATCCtgattatttataatgtCTATATTAGATACATTTCTTTCCTCACTCTCGTATGCTTGAAAAAAGTTATGACCATTgttatcataattattcCTTAAGGTTTTATAAACTTCATTCACACTATTATTCAAACTTAGCTCACGACAACTATTTTCATATGAATATTGATCATTAagattattttttgaaagTTCAAGTGGTTTCATTTTTCCCTTACAAATAAgattatcattataattattctcCTGATcattacatttattattattattattattattattattactattattattattattattattactattattattattattattgttattattattattgctTGGTAAAATATTTCGAATCAATACACTTTTAGTATTATTACTAATGTTGTGTGATTTATTTTCACCTTCATCATGAGTTACactttttttctttaaacttatatgcatatatttttctttattttgtttatataattcgTAAGTCATAAGAActtcattatcatcattttgttccttctgattattaattatatttgaattttCTATGCTATTTATATGATACGGCATAACAGGTGGAGCAAAACAAAATTCTTTATTGTCTTtagaattattatcaaGGTTATGATTTTCAAAAGTAATATGTTTTTTCTCTTCAATATCTTCATTATACCTTTCATCTACGTTTGagttattattatatggtacatttattatgttatcattattttgttttatttgattatttttttgtacatcagacaaattattatttattgtatCTTTTGTTATATGTTCTTGTTTTGTGATATTTTGGTGTAGATAATTATTCATCTTAATCTccatattatcattattattattattattatttgtagTAGTTGTAGTATTTGTTGGTATATCATTGTTCtgtgttatatatatatcatcattatttaaattttttataaaagaacATGACATATTTATATCCGAATCGTTTTTTAGTTTATCATACACACGAGATTCATCCCAATTCTCCATAAATATAGCATAAAGATCATCGTCTTTTATTTGCtcaatttctttttcttcttttgctatattatttataatttttttataattctgttcatcaaaatttattatatcatttcTGATTTGTTCagatatattttccttattattatgatttaACGTCTTTTTAATTGTATTGATATTACgattattatcatttatttctttgttcttattattattattaaaatttttttttttttttattattattttctcATTTTCATCAGCTATTCGATTTATTAGCTTGGTTCCCCTTTTGGCTAgttctttattttttattttgttatttctAGAATTGATATCTACAgatcttttttttcttttttctttgaTTTGTACCGAATTATCACTATAATATGATACATccattttataatttttatatggatttttatcatagtaatatttgtaataaacattattatcatacATCATTTGATTATATGGATCTTcatctattttttttacatgCTTACTTTGATAAGGATTTCTTTTGTGAGCTTTAGAATATTTCCGCAACGTTgttcttttaaatttatcCATACCATTATATATAGCATCATCTGttaaattatcatttatatgcTCATGAGATATAtcttgtatatatatatcgTCCATATTATATCTATCCATAGGATACATATGTTCATTATCTCTAGTAATCATATATGTATCTGACAAATAATTCTCCGAATCATTCATActgttattatatatattttttcttccaATATTAGAAATAGGATCATTAGGATAATTAATTTgatatttcaaaaaattatgattCTTCATATTGGATTTTCTACATATAAAATCTTTATTACAATTACTTtctataataatacatttcAGTCTcttattttgtaataataaaaatttatttttatctcTTTCTTTGGTAattaacatatttaaatcatataatttattatttaaatctTTCTCATTACATATGGATATatctaattttttctttaagCTCTCATTAAAATCCTTAAGTTCTTTATTGTtcatttcttctttttctaaTAATGTTTTAAGGTGGTATATTTCatcacatttttttttttcctcaTCTTGGAAAAATATTTCCTTATGTTCCAAGTCTTCTTTAAAATGGGTCTTTATTTGTTCAATTTCGTCATCctatcaaaaaaataaaataaaataaaataaaataaaataattcaagtgaagaaaaaataaatatacataaaatatacataaaatgtacataaaatgtacataaaatatacataaaatgtacataaaatatacataaaatgtacataaaatatacaaaaaaatatatataaaatatatataaaatatacataaaatatattttaatatatatatatatatataaccaTTCTTAGCATTTTCCATATTTACCTTATTTGtcaataaaaattttaacGTTTTGTTCCTCTTCAACTCCTCTTGATATTTAtgtttgtatttttttaattttataattatatctCTATCATACCTATAATCACATTCCTTTTTTTGCACATCTTTTATGACATCATTAGTACCAGAACTCACAGATACCGATTCCtcaacatttttatatgaatgcatgtttttctttttttttgtattttttttgtatttgtttttatttcttttggTTAAGTTTTTCTTAGTATTCATATGGGTAAAATCAGAGAGACACAGTTCATTCGATAAAAACGTAATACTTGAACTATTCAAAGAAGAAGATTGACttctattattatcaacATCAGAGAAACCTTTCTTTGACAATAATAAATCTTGtgtatttttctttttattattcaaagtattttttatatttaaatttgtATTGTTATCAGAATGATGAGAAGCATATTTTGgattgttatatatttttttcttcttatttttattaaaatcatatttattattattttgatttcTAATATTCACATTAGATAGATGATCATGATCTacttttttcattttcattttcattttggTTTTCATTTTGGTTTTCATTtgattttttaatattttattattttttttttttttattgttttgGACATTCTCATGTTGTTCATCATATAATTTCAATTTCTTCATTTgacatattaaaaatttcaacttattatttttctctgtaatttttgtatatatatgtaacattaaatgataaagaaaatctgtaacatttaaaaactgtttatgtatattaatttttatacgtgagtttttaatttcttcttcattttttattttataaaaatattctttatattttttaatagtattattaagaagttcattttttatattcaaattatttataatatatattttatcttttatctgttttgttaaatattcttgtgtttttaaaaaatccatttttatcttttttaaaagttttgtcatatatatttcgCTAGTTTgtttttctatatttatttttagcatgtcttttaaaatattatttatattattaaagCTGGGTATCTCCTCACTACATTTGTTGCATAGTATTTTTTTAGTCTTCTTAATAAGTACATCTTGGATagttaaaataaatatgagTCCTTTTCTACTAACATTTTcaaacatttttttatatataagatcTTCTTTAAAGTTTTTAATTGTATCTATGAAAAACGGCgtttctttattataaaaagtgTTGTTACTATAAGACGTTTTGTTATTACTATCAAACGTTTTGTTATTACTATAAGACATTTTGTTATTACTATCAAACGTTTTGTTATTACTATCAAACGTTTTGTTATTACTATCAAACGCTTTGTTATTACCATCACACGTTTTGTTATTACTATAAGACGTTTTATTATAAGACgctttattattaccatcACACGTTTTATCTCCTTTGGTGTGctcattatttaaaaggACGAAACGACAATTTTCAGCAAGCTTCTCctcattatttattgtgCTCATAATATCCCTCTTGTCATCATTCAAAATATACTCACCAATGGGAACATCCTTTTTTTGTgtgttattttttataatatcgTAATTTAAATCATCCATGTTATACAATATATCcaaatttatatgttcgTCAAGAGATATATGATCataagatatatttaaattcaTATCCAACGTTTTgtctttaattttattatgtaagTAATCTGtaaattcatatttttctttattacAACTAATCATATCTTCATTACCATTCTGATTACTatttgataatatattatcataattatttatattatttaaaatgtatttatcgttttctttttctatataattatattcttttattttgttttgtttatttagatctattgttaatatatcctcagatgaattatatatattctttatttcaCCGTTagatgaagataataaatCGTTTCCttctaatattttaataacatcacaactatttttaatattatcattattattatcattattagtgatattcttttcattatttatttctttctGTTCATTCTTATTATCTATCTTTTCGAACTTCCCTTCATTCTTTTCCTCCTCCTCCTTTATGTTAACATTTGTGTCCAATACTCGAAAGACATCTTTTTGGTTTtctttatcatcatcactATTCATTAGgacaaataaaaaaaaaagaaaaacaaatcAAACATACATAGatagataatatatatacatatatttttatttcataattagaaataacaataatgtaaatatatatttattactgtatatgtatttacttgtatattttttttttttttttttaaaacaaaacGGACGAATGTGTAACTTctaaaaagaaaattataaaagaaaattataaaataaaactatgaaattaaattataaaagaaaatttttattttaaaaatatatgaataagAATCAGGAAATCACaactattatatatatatatatatatatatatatatggacacataaaaaatataaacataaatgtattacttattattatttatagttatattataacacataaaaatataaaaaatataaatatgtgaaagaaatttttttttttttttttttttttttttttatatactcCCAAATTGATAAACcttataaatttttttttttttatattataaaaaaaaaaaaaaaaaaaaaatttttcaaaatattttttatattaaattttttttttatttatatttttaNNNNNNNNNNNNNNNNNNNNNNNNNNNNNNNNNNNNNNNNNNNNNNNNNNNNNNNNNNNNNNNNNNNNNNNNNNNNNNNNNNNNNNNNNNNNNNNNNNNNNNNNNNNNNNNNNNNNNNNNNNNNNNNNNNNNNNNNNNNNNNNNNNNNNNNNNNNNNNNNNNNNNNNNNNNNNNNNNNNNNNNNNNNNNNNNNNNNNNNNNNNNNNNNNNNNNNNNNNNNNNNNNNNNNNNNNNNNNNNNNNNNNNNNNNNNNNNNNNNNNNNNNNNNNNNNNNNNNNNNNNNNNNNNNNNNNNNNNNNNNNNNNNNNNNNNNNNNNNNNNNNNNNNNNNNNNNNNNNNNNNNNNNNNNNNNNNNNNNNNNNNNNNNNNNNNNNNNNNNNNNNNNNNNNNNNNNNNNNNNAAAAAATGTctcaaaatatattttatattaaaatattattatatatatatatatatatataatataatatattatatatattttttttatttaagtataatatatgttattacatttattatgactatatatatatatatatatatatatatatttttttttttttttttttttttaataatatatattatatatatataatatattacattaaAAGACTGATattggaaaaaaaaagaaaaatattaaattgtatttttggtcccttaaatatatatataacttcctacatattaatataataaatatattatatatatatataatatatatatatgcatgATGAGGGGCGTACCCATTAAAATAGATACCTTgacaaaataaaaatatataaatatatatatatatatatatttatatgtgatagattttatatgtttcaATTATATCGTATAACATGtcatttcattttttcatttcattttttcatttcactttttcatttcatttttattttattttattctaatataattttttttattttttggtaccataaaaattataccatataaaatataaaatatatatatatatatatatatatatttattatatacatatatatatttttttatatatcaaataaaaaatagaaaaggattgtttttctattttgttttgagaaattatatatatatatatatatatattaaaaacattttatttataacttttttttttttttatctatctatatctatatctatatatatatatatataatatatttatatatttatttaattttttgcttttaattaattgtataattttttcattttggtgataatttttcttttctttataGTTTTGTTTGGTTTCTCcctttttttctttccttCGTTCCtccattttattttattttattttattttttttctttatataaagtATATTAAATAAGTGTACacatatgtaaaatatatatatatatatatatatatatatatatgtgagTAATAGATATCCGTaacaaaattttatatatttacacGAAGATATTTTTTGAGAGAGtagaaaatatagatatgTAAAAATGGCTAGGAGTAAAGTGAAGAAAGTAAAACcgagaaaaaaaaaaccttTAAAATTGGATAAACAATTTAACTGTCCTTTTTGTagttataaaaaatcaGTTGATATAAAACTGtaaggaaataaaaaaaatgaacatacatacataaatatatataaatatatacataaatatataaatatatatatatatatatatatatatatatatatatatatatatagatgtTCTGTTgatatatgtatgtttgttctgtatattaattttataaattccttttttttccttttttttcttttttattttattttgtttcattttgtttcattttgtttcattttgtttcattttgtttcattttatgtattattgTAGACATAGGTCCAAAGGGATTGGAGAATTAGCTTGTCTAAAATGTGGTGTTAAATATGTTAATCAAATAACAAGTTTAGATGAATGTATAGATGTTTATAGCGAATGGGTAGATAAATGTCTTGAAGctaataaaaaaggatgtaacgaatttttttttaatgatgATTTGCTGtcattaaataatttagaAGATAAAGATATTATGGACCAAACAATcgaataaaaattaaaaaaataaaaaacataaaaaaaataataaaatttttaaaaattaaaaaaatcaCGTGAATTTTTTCTAGTATACACATTgatatatgttaataaatattatttatccTAAAAGtaatgtaatataatataatataatttttatttatatatttttttttgttcttattataaaaatatataccattcatatatatatatatatatatatatattaaggATCACGGGGTTTTAAAGGTATAActttcaaaaaaaaaatgaaaaaaatatttttttatttatttatttatttatttttagtGTCCAAAGGAAATATAACGTACATAAGATTATATTCACAAATCAtatgtgtgtatatttttattagatattgatatatgaaataaataaataaaaagatatatattatttaaaacactatatatattttactaTTATAGTCCactgaaaaaaaaaaaagaaaagtatattatccttttttttttatttatcattatatatatatatatatataataaccctttttatagatatatatacttatggtattttaattatatttttaaccgatatataaataaatatatataatatatatatatttatatttacaatttgtttttcttgAAACGTCGTTTCGctaaatttttaaaaaataattttaatttttttttttttttttttctgtgttcttatatatgtatatcaatccattataatatataacaacTTTTAAGAAGGAAgcataaaataaaacaaaatatacaaataagagctttttttttttttttttcttgacttaaataaaaaaagggaaatcatatataatattatatatatatatatatgtataatttttttttttttaatatttttttgaattatataaccatttttaattttacatttaattttaacTATATTAAcgtaaataatatttttataataacgAGCATACTGTTCCAATAATAGTccctatatatatatatatatataatacatttttttattttatattcatcaaaataagaaaaagaagaataCTCTTTCTACTTCGACCtggatatattatatatattatatattttaatatattatttatatggaaatataaaaaaatattgttccatatttttttaaatattaaaaacagaagaaataatatatatttaaatataaatatatatatatatatataataaacttttgtgaatatataattattataacttGGTATTGTTTTctatgtttatattttcgTAACAATATTGAGCTTAGTTAAATTAGAAACTTAAGAAAAAATCctcttttaataaatcaaaacacttaagaataatatatatatatatatatatatatatatatatatatatgtataatatattatatatattttattgtttgtatttatatataaagtatgtttatatatatatataatatatattatatatttatatataaaatctTTAGCATATAATACTATAATATGTGAAGTCCCACAGAAGAAATATGCTcagataatataatatattttatttatatcttattgtattaagaaaaaaaaaaaaatatatatataaaataaaaaaataaaatattataataatatatatattatatatgttatatatatatacaaatgaaATATACTTAATTTACATGTAAATaccttaaaaaaaaaagtaatttatttaaaaataaattgaacataatttaaacattattattattatatatttatataatattataaatatatatatatatatatatgctattaaaaaaaaatacatataattttattatattattctataatttacattaaaaaaaaaatttatttttttttattttttttttatttttgttataagATGGATATAAGgaattataattaattattttctataataatttttctatatataaatatatattacatttttgtaatatatttcgAAGTACctttaataatttaagGAACATTTAGGATACCCTACATATCTActaaaaaatacataaataaataaataaataaataaataaataaataaataaatatatatatatatatatatatatatatatatgatattatgcatttatatatattttgcTTTTGActttaattataaattgagacctttgttttatattgactattcaaatatatacatataatatatatatatatatatatttatatttgtttatatttatatatattatagttttatataaaaattaagCTTTAGAGagtttatttttattttattttattttattttattttttttattttattccTTTTTGTTTACGATGGTGTCAGATGTATcaaaggaaaatatatcaCAACTTA
Above is a genomic segment from Plasmodium reichenowi strain SY57 chromosome 9, whole genome shotgun sequence containing:
- a CDS encoding hypothetical protein (conserved Plasmodium protein, unknown function), yielding MNSDDDKENQKDVFRVLDTNVNIKEEEEKNEGKFEKIDNKNEQKEINNEKNITNNDNNNDNIKNSCDVIKILEGNDLLSSSNGEIKNIYNSSEDILTIDLNKQNKIKEYNYIEKENDKYILNNINNYDNILSNSNQNGNEDMISCNKEKYEFTDYLHNKIKDKTLDMNLNISYDHISLDEHINLDILYNMDDLNYDIIKNNTQKKDVPIGEYILNDDKRDIMSTINNEEKLAENCRFVLLNNEHTKGDKTCDGNNKASYNKTSYSNNKTCDGNNKAFDSNNKTFDSNNKTFDSNNKMSYSNNKTFDSNNKTSYSNNTFYNKETPFFIDTIKNFKEDLIYKKMFENVSRKGLIFILTIQDVLIKKTKKILCNKCSEEIPSFNNINNILKDMLKINIEKQTSEIYMTKLLKKIKMDFLKTQEYLTKQIKDKIYIINNLNIKNELLNNTIKKYKEYFYKIKNEEEIKNSRIKINIHKQFLNVTDFLYHLMLHIYTKITEKNNKLKFLICQMKKLKLYDEQHENVQNNKKKKNNKILKNQMKTKMKTKMKMKMKKVDHDHLSNVNIRNQNNNKYDFNKNKKKKIYNNPKYASHHSDNNTNLNIKNTLNNKKKNTQDLLLSKKGFSDVDNNRSQSSSLNSSSITFLSNELCLSDFTHMNTKKNLTKRNKNKYKKNTKKKKNMHSYKNVEESVSVSSGTNDVIKDVQKKECDYRYDRDIIIKLKKYKHKYQEELKRNKTLKFLLTNKDDEIEQIKTHFKEDLEHKEIFFQDEEKKKCDEIYHLKTLLEKEEMNNKELKDFNESLKKKLDISICNEKDLNNKLYDLNMLITKERDKNKFLLLQNKRLKCIIIESNCNKDFICRKSNMKNHNFLKYQINYPNDPISNIGRKNIYNNSMNDSENYLSDTYMITRDNEHMYPMDRYNMDDIYIQDISHEHINDNLTDDAIYNGMDKFKRTTLRKYSKAHKRNPYQSKHVKKIDEDPYNQMMYDNNVYYKYYYDKNPYKNYKMDVSYYSDNSVQIKEKRKKRSVDINSRNNKIKNKELAKRGTKLINRIADENEKIIIKKKKNFNNNNKNKEINDNNRNINTIKKTLNHNNKENISEQIRNDIINFDEQNYKKIINNIAKEEKEIEQIKDDDLYAIFMENWDESRVYDKLKNDSDINMSCSFIKNLNNDDIYITQNNDIPTNTTTTTNNNNNNNDNMEIKMNNYLHQNITKQEHITKDTINNNLSDVQKNNQIKQNNDNIINVPYNNNSNVDERYNEDIEEKKHITFENHNLDNNSKDNKEFCFAPPVMPYHINSIENSNIINNQKEQNDDNEVLMTYELYKQNKEKYMHISLKKKSVTHDEGENKSHNISNNTKSVLIRNILPSNNNNNNNNNNNSNNNNNNNSNNNNNNNNNKCNDQENNYNDNLICKGKMKPLELSKNNLNDQYSYENSCRELSLNNSVNEVYKTLRNNYDNNGHNFFQAYESEERNVSNIDIINNQDIKHTEINISNDNTFMPNPKKNIDNINVGPMCSSNHKNIKIEINNKDLNILNDNLNIHINQCSTQDNIINYNEKVIFNNEQKKYDTHVSNITSMQNCQVVYEPEQINKAIDSKVQNLDNKNTINELHFLINDLSTSKQNICNTNNILINPHTEKHINNDNHKINDDYIGTHDFINTSDVQCDTNLVEAKRKSLPNASRIRKNEERDRGVLSRILRKI
- a CDS encoding zinc binding protein, putative, whose translation is MARSKVKKVKPRKKKPLKLDKQFNCPFCSYKKSVDIKLHRSKGIGELACLKCGVKYVNQITSLDECIDVYSEWVDKCLEANKKGCNEFFFNDDLLSLNNLEDKDIMDQTIE